AAAATTAAATACTACGTTATGCCATTATTGCCATGCAGAAGCTCAGCCGTTACATTCCTGTCCGGACTGCTTGGCCGGTAACATTTCTTATCGTGGTTTTGGGACAGAGAAAGTAGAAGAAGAAATTGGAGCAATGTTCTCCGGATATAAATTATTAAGAATGGATAGCGACTCCATGCGTAAACGAAACGCCCATGAAAAATCACTAGACGCATTTGAGCAGAAAAAATACCAGATACTTCTCGGCACGCAGATGATCGCAAAAGGATTGGATTTTCCCAACGTAACCCTGGTGGGAGTTATTTCCGCAGATACAACTCTGAACATTCCTGATTTTCGGTCAAGCGAAAGGACGTTTCAACTCATCTCTCAGGTTGCAGGTCGCACGGGCAGGGGCCCTAAGGGAGGCAGGGTACTCGTGCAATCATATAACCCAAAACACTACAGCATAGCGCATGCTGCAGCTCACGATTATGATGGTTTTGCGAGAAAAGAGCTTGAATATAGAAAGCAATTAAATTATCCTCCGTTTGGAAAGCTGGCAAGAATTCTCTTCCGCAGTTCAAAGGAAAACGTCTTAGAAGAAAAATCTTCGGCAGTTGCCGATAAACTCAAAGAAATAGCACAGAAAAAAGGAATATTGATGGATATACTCGGCCCGTCGCCGGCACCAATAACAAAAATTAATGACCTGTTCCGATGGCACCTTCTCTTAAAGACTCAATACCATAAAAACATTCACGATACCCTTCGCGGTATTGAACCAATGCTAAAATCTTCAAAAAGTATACAGGCAATAGTTGATGTTGACCCCTACACGCTGGTATAATATTTGCTTCTATCTACAGAGGATTCAGAAAAAAAATAACAATTATTGCAGGAGGTAAACAAAAAACTTATGTCTCCCAACGGACTGGACGCAAAAACATTTTTTGAGAGAGAAGAAGGCATTACTTATAATGATTTCATCCTTCTGCCGGGGCATATTGATTTTACGATTGATGAGATCAGCCTTGAAACCCACCTCACACGGAATATCAAGGTGAAACGACCAATTGTAAGCTCTCCCATGGATACGGTAACCGAGGCTACTATGGCGATCAGCATGGCGCTTCTGGGAGGTATCGGTATTATTCATTACAACAATTCCGTTGAAGAACAGGTGAAAGAAGTGCGCCTAGTCAAAAGGTTTGAAAACGGATTTATCTCAGAACCGGTAGTCCTCAGCCCTGATCATACTATTAGCGATGTCGATGCCATTAAACAATCGTATGGTTTTTCCGGTATTCCCATTACCGAAGATGGAACGCTGAACTCGAAGCTTGTAGGAATTGTAACGAAGAGGGATACTGATTTTGAAGAAAATCGGTTAAAAAAGCTCAAAGAAGTCATGACAACACAGTTGGTAACGGCACAAGCCGGAATTTCCCTGGCCGAGGGAAATAAAATATTACGCGAAAGCAAAAAAGGGAAACTTCCTATCGTTGATAACCAGGGCCGGCTGGTAACCCTTATGAGCAGGACTGATTTATTAAAAAATGACGATTTCCCCTGCGCGTCAAAAAACAAAGAGAAACAACTCCTTGCGGGAGCAGCAGTTTCAACTCGTGAAGAAGATAAAGATCGTCTGGCTGAGTTGGTCAAAGCAGGGGTGGATGTTGTCGTAATCGATTCTTCGCAGGGAGATACCATTTTTCAAATCGACATGATTAAATATATCAAGAAAACCTATCCGCATCTTGATGTAGTCGGGGGAAATGTTGTGACCGCTAAACAGTGCAAGTCCCTGATAGATGCCGGCGCAGATGCTCTTCGCATCGGCATGGGAAGCGGTTCAATTTGCATTACCCAGGAAACCCTTGCTGTTGGGAGGGCACAGGGATCCGCCGTTTATCACACGGCAAAATTTTCAAAAGAATATGCAAATATTCCGGTTCTCGCTGATGGAGGCGTTGCCAATATCGGACATATTGTCAGGGCATTGTCCCTGGGGGCAGGCACTGTCATGATGGGAGGCCTGCTTGCCGGCACCAGTGAATCTCCCGGTGTATATTTTTACGAAGGTGGAGTACGCGTAAAAAAATATCGCGGTATGGCTTCTCATGAAGCCATGGAAAAAGGAGGAGGAAAAAGGTATCTTTCCGTTGAAGATCGTATAAGAGTCGCACAAGGTGTCGCCGGCACGGTTGTGGACAAAGGATCTGTTATTCATCTTGTTCAATATCTGATGCAAAGCCTGCTGCACTCCTTCCAAGAACTTGGATATAAAAGTATTAATGCACTTCACCATGGGCTCTACGATGGCACTCTCCGGTTTGAAATGCGGTCATTATCTGCACAAACAGAAGGAAACGTCCATAACTTATACTCCAGCAAGGAACCACACTTTGGTTTCCTGCGAAGCGGAAGATAACCTTTAC
Above is a genomic segment from Candidatus Brocadiaceae bacterium containing:
- the guaB gene encoding IMP dehydrogenase → MSPNGLDAKTFFEREEGITYNDFILLPGHIDFTIDEISLETHLTRNIKVKRPIVSSPMDTVTEATMAISMALLGGIGIIHYNNSVEEQVKEVRLVKRFENGFISEPVVLSPDHTISDVDAIKQSYGFSGIPITEDGTLNSKLVGIVTKRDTDFEENRLKKLKEVMTTQLVTAQAGISLAEGNKILRESKKGKLPIVDNQGRLVTLMSRTDLLKNDDFPCASKNKEKQLLAGAAVSTREEDKDRLAELVKAGVDVVVIDSSQGDTIFQIDMIKYIKKTYPHLDVVGGNVVTAKQCKSLIDAGADALRIGMGSGSICITQETLAVGRAQGSAVYHTAKFSKEYANIPVLADGGVANIGHIVRALSLGAGTVMMGGLLAGTSESPGVYFYEGGVRVKKYRGMASHEAMEKGGGKRYLSVEDRIRVAQGVAGTVVDKGSVIHLVQYLMQSLLHSFQELGYKSINALHHGLYDGTLRFEMRSLSAQTEGNVHNLYSSKEPHFGFLRSGR